From one Anabas testudineus chromosome 21, fAnaTes1.2, whole genome shotgun sequence genomic stretch:
- the rubcnl gene encoding protein associated with UVRAG as autophagy enhancer isoform X1, which yields MMEGFRNVHSSLYRSRCVSWCVESAELQTRVNKTQTATGAAPHGFHPQQEHQLVGSGPIPLLFLSPPETGEEHTKSSHQQPQTTFPKRTHDEVHSNPSRLIPHSSHTGIDTTGHSDGDRNDASGSKGNVRPPQIDNRTKENPSPENEAFLLPRSSPVISRRHRPVSWHGGGTDASDPKSADSLSPACASLSQDQHGRLAVSSLEDLASKPSSRHRSSPVQEDKKQRCISVSSNLNNFLISLFHLPFIGQQGLTEEHRGRGLTSCDGRRSPDPSTHNSKERRSSGVSEFSADIFKTSCELDKENAHFIVVDMVLEVLEGVKWNLSSDQWTSSSDTHQHTDRRTCTHRHTSSAEDSLLHEHKQRCKVCRHTQSHGTCNDRHENNKRRHSDEDMKILHNNTHSAEDAHTQQHTQNAEEEDSENHEVPHQPKTFSVLSTDSGFEDCGDTTLTQKACLRNAESLAQQLVMEFRRSWLPSREPRRGRLSLRSSLQELPGTGSVAASSSSLTEEIRLRTRMRGSLSWAPPRFQIIFTVQPTRRRSEVVSLQNFLCAGCGTKVEPRYIKKLRYCEYLGRYFCDCCHSGSDALIPGRVLSSWDFGRFPVSDFSKQLLDSVWHQPLFDLTCVGKTLYSRVKELDKLKELQEQLMGIKKLLKACRLSESVMTEFEQLPAHLLEQPHLFSMDDLLRVKKGQLVVRARAVLHAAIYHIENCKLCLARGFICEFCRDRDIIFPFQTDVCKRCPVCKTCFHKQCFVGKKCPKCARIQSRKKHAEESKEFGN from the exons ATG ATGGAAGGCTTCAGGAACGTGCACTCATCTCTCTACAGATCCAGATGTGTCAGCTGGTGTGTGGAGTCTGCAGAGTTACAGACACGTGTGAATAAAACTCAGACAGCTACAG GAGCCGCTCCTCATGGATTTCATCCTCAGCAAGAGCATCAGCTGGTTGGTTCAGGACCAATcccccttctctttctgtccccaCCAGAAACTGGTGAAGAACACACAAAGTCTTCCCATCAACAGCCACAGACCACTTTCCCAAAGAGAACACACGACGAGGTGCACAGCAATCCCTCCAGGCTGATCCCACACTCATCCCACACTGGCATAGACACGACCGGTCACAGTGATGGGGATAGAAATGATGCTAGTGGCAGCAAGGGGAACGTGAGACCCCCACAGATCGACAACAGAACCAAAGAGAACCCGTCTCCAGAGAATGAAGCTTTCCTCCTTCCCAGGAGCAGTCCGGTCATCTCCAGACGCCACCGGCCCGTCTCCTGGCACGGCGGGGGGACCGACGCATCAGATCCTAAAAG cGCGGACTCCTTGTCTCCTGCTTGTGCTTCACTGTCTCAGGATCAACACGGGCGTCTGGCAGTCAGCAGTTTGGAGGATCTGGCATCCAAACCGAGTTCCCGTCACCGATCATCCCCTGTCCAGGAGGACAAGAAGCAGCGCTGCATCTCTGTCTCATCAAATCTGAACAACTTCCTCATCTCTCTGTTCCACCTTCCCTTCATTGGGCAGCAGGGACTGACTGAGGAGCACCGAGGACGGGGCCTAACCAGCTGTGATGGCCGTCGCTCACCAG atccttcaacacacaacagcaaagagagaaggagcagTGGGGTTTCAGAATTCTCTGCAGACATCTTCAAGACCAGCTGTGAGCTGGACAAG GAAAACGCTCATTTCATCGTGGTGGACATGGTGCTGGAGGTCCTGGAAGGTGTAAAGTGGAATCTCAGCTCCGACCAGTGGACTTCCAGCAGCGAcacccaccaacacacagacCGTaggacgtgcacacacagacacacgagCTCTGCAGAGGACAGTCTGCTGCATGAACACAAGCAGAGATGCAAagtgtgcagacacacacagagccatgGGACGTGCAACGACAGACACGAGAATAACAAGCGCAGACATTCAGATGAAGACATGAAGATactgcacaacaacacacactctgccgaagatgcacacacacagcaacacacacagaacgcAGAAGAAGAGGATTCAGAGAACCACGAGGTTCCACATCAGCCAAAAaccttctctgtcctctccacTGACAGCGGATTTGAAG acTGTGGAGACACTACGCTGACACAAAAAGCCTGTCTCAGAAA TGCAGAGTCTCTGGCCCAGCAGCTGGTGATGGAgttcaggaggagctggcttCCTTCCCGTGAACCTCGGCGTGGACGACTAAGCCTCCGTAGCTCGCTTCAGGAG TTGCCAGGTACTGGCAGTGTGGcagcgagcagcagcagcctgacgGAGGAGATCAGACTGAGGACCAGGATGAGAGGATCCCTGAGTTGGGCGCCACCGCGCTTCCAGATCATCTTCACCGTTCAGCCAACGCGCAG GCGAAGTGAAGTGGTGTCTTTGCAAAACTTCCTGTGTGCAGGCTGCGGGACAAAGGTGGAGCCCA GGTACATCAAGAAACTGAGGTACTGTGAATATCTGGGCAG GTATTTCTGTGACTGCTGCCACAGCGGCTCCGACGCTCTGATTCCTGGTCGGGTTCTGTCCAGCTGGGACTTTGGCAG GTTCCCTGTGAGTGATTTCTCCAAACAGCTGCTGGATTCTGTTTGGCATCAGCCTCTGTTCGACCTCACCTGTGTTGGGAAGACGCTCTACAGCCGAGTGAAAGAGCTGGACAAGTTGAAG GAGCTGCAGGAACAGCTGATGGGCATCAAGAAGCTGCTGAAGGCCTGCAGGTTATCAGAAAG TGTGATGACGGAGTTTGAGCAGCTTCCTGCTCACCTGTTGGAGCAGCCACACCTCTTCTCCATGGACGACCTGTTGAGGGTAAAGAAAGGTCAGCTTGTGGTGCGGGCCAGAGCGGTGCTGCACGCTGCCATCTATCATATCGAAAACTGCAAG TTGTGTCTGGCCCGAGGTTTTATCTGTGAGTTCTGCCGCGACAGAGACATCATCTTTCCTTTTCAGACTGACGTATGTAAGCGCTGCCCAG TGTGTAAGACCTGCTTTCACAAACAGTGTTTTGTGGGAAAGAAGTGTCCGAAATGTGCACGGATCCAGTCACGGAAAAAACACGCAGAAGAATCTAAGGAGTTTGGCAACTGA
- the rubcnl gene encoding protein associated with UVRAG as autophagy enhancer isoform X3 — protein sequence MMEGFRNVHSSLYRSRCVSWCVESAELQTRVNKTQTATETGEEHTKSSHQQPQTTFPKRTHDEVHSNPSRLIPHSSHTGIDTTGHSDGDRNDASGSKGNVRPPQIDNRTKENPSPENEAFLLPRSSPVISRRHRPVSWHGGGTDASDPKSADSLSPACASLSQDQHGRLAVSSLEDLASKPSSRHRSSPVQEDKKQRCISVSSNLNNFLISLFHLPFIGQQGLTEEHRGRGLTSCDGRRSPDPSTHNSKERRSSGVSEFSADIFKTSCELDKENAHFIVVDMVLEVLEGVKWNLSSDQWTSSSDTHQHTDRRTCTHRHTSSAEDSLLHEHKQRCKVCRHTQSHGTCNDRHENNKRRHSDEDMKILHNNTHSAEDAHTQQHTQNAEEEDSENHEVPHQPKTFSVLSTDSGFEDCGDTTLTQKACLRNAESLAQQLVMEFRRSWLPSREPRRGRLSLRSSLQELPGTGSVAASSSSLTEEIRLRTRMRGSLSWAPPRFQIIFTVQPTRRRSEVVSLQNFLCAGCGTKVEPRYIKKLRYCEYLGRYFCDCCHSGSDALIPGRVLSSWDFGRFPVSDFSKQLLDSVWHQPLFDLTCVGKTLYSRVKELDKLKELQEQLMGIKKLLKACRLSESVMTEFEQLPAHLLEQPHLFSMDDLLRVKKGQLVVRARAVLHAAIYHIENCKLCLARGFICEFCRDRDIIFPFQTDVCKRCPVCKTCFHKQCFVGKKCPKCARIQSRKKHAEESKEFGN from the exons ATG ATGGAAGGCTTCAGGAACGTGCACTCATCTCTCTACAGATCCAGATGTGTCAGCTGGTGTGTGGAGTCTGCAGAGTTACAGACACGTGTGAATAAAACTCAGACAGCTACAG AAACTGGTGAAGAACACACAAAGTCTTCCCATCAACAGCCACAGACCACTTTCCCAAAGAGAACACACGACGAGGTGCACAGCAATCCCTCCAGGCTGATCCCACACTCATCCCACACTGGCATAGACACGACCGGTCACAGTGATGGGGATAGAAATGATGCTAGTGGCAGCAAGGGGAACGTGAGACCCCCACAGATCGACAACAGAACCAAAGAGAACCCGTCTCCAGAGAATGAAGCTTTCCTCCTTCCCAGGAGCAGTCCGGTCATCTCCAGACGCCACCGGCCCGTCTCCTGGCACGGCGGGGGGACCGACGCATCAGATCCTAAAAG cGCGGACTCCTTGTCTCCTGCTTGTGCTTCACTGTCTCAGGATCAACACGGGCGTCTGGCAGTCAGCAGTTTGGAGGATCTGGCATCCAAACCGAGTTCCCGTCACCGATCATCCCCTGTCCAGGAGGACAAGAAGCAGCGCTGCATCTCTGTCTCATCAAATCTGAACAACTTCCTCATCTCTCTGTTCCACCTTCCCTTCATTGGGCAGCAGGGACTGACTGAGGAGCACCGAGGACGGGGCCTAACCAGCTGTGATGGCCGTCGCTCACCAG atccttcaacacacaacagcaaagagagaaggagcagTGGGGTTTCAGAATTCTCTGCAGACATCTTCAAGACCAGCTGTGAGCTGGACAAG GAAAACGCTCATTTCATCGTGGTGGACATGGTGCTGGAGGTCCTGGAAGGTGTAAAGTGGAATCTCAGCTCCGACCAGTGGACTTCCAGCAGCGAcacccaccaacacacagacCGTaggacgtgcacacacagacacacgagCTCTGCAGAGGACAGTCTGCTGCATGAACACAAGCAGAGATGCAAagtgtgcagacacacacagagccatgGGACGTGCAACGACAGACACGAGAATAACAAGCGCAGACATTCAGATGAAGACATGAAGATactgcacaacaacacacactctgccgaagatgcacacacacagcaacacacacagaacgcAGAAGAAGAGGATTCAGAGAACCACGAGGTTCCACATCAGCCAAAAaccttctctgtcctctccacTGACAGCGGATTTGAAG acTGTGGAGACACTACGCTGACACAAAAAGCCTGTCTCAGAAA TGCAGAGTCTCTGGCCCAGCAGCTGGTGATGGAgttcaggaggagctggcttCCTTCCCGTGAACCTCGGCGTGGACGACTAAGCCTCCGTAGCTCGCTTCAGGAG TTGCCAGGTACTGGCAGTGTGGcagcgagcagcagcagcctgacgGAGGAGATCAGACTGAGGACCAGGATGAGAGGATCCCTGAGTTGGGCGCCACCGCGCTTCCAGATCATCTTCACCGTTCAGCCAACGCGCAG GCGAAGTGAAGTGGTGTCTTTGCAAAACTTCCTGTGTGCAGGCTGCGGGACAAAGGTGGAGCCCA GGTACATCAAGAAACTGAGGTACTGTGAATATCTGGGCAG GTATTTCTGTGACTGCTGCCACAGCGGCTCCGACGCTCTGATTCCTGGTCGGGTTCTGTCCAGCTGGGACTTTGGCAG GTTCCCTGTGAGTGATTTCTCCAAACAGCTGCTGGATTCTGTTTGGCATCAGCCTCTGTTCGACCTCACCTGTGTTGGGAAGACGCTCTACAGCCGAGTGAAAGAGCTGGACAAGTTGAAG GAGCTGCAGGAACAGCTGATGGGCATCAAGAAGCTGCTGAAGGCCTGCAGGTTATCAGAAAG TGTGATGACGGAGTTTGAGCAGCTTCCTGCTCACCTGTTGGAGCAGCCACACCTCTTCTCCATGGACGACCTGTTGAGGGTAAAGAAAGGTCAGCTTGTGGTGCGGGCCAGAGCGGTGCTGCACGCTGCCATCTATCATATCGAAAACTGCAAG TTGTGTCTGGCCCGAGGTTTTATCTGTGAGTTCTGCCGCGACAGAGACATCATCTTTCCTTTTCAGACTGACGTATGTAAGCGCTGCCCAG TGTGTAAGACCTGCTTTCACAAACAGTGTTTTGTGGGAAAGAAGTGTCCGAAATGTGCACGGATCCAGTCACGGAAAAAACACGCAGAAGAATCTAAGGAGTTTGGCAACTGA
- the rubcnl gene encoding protein associated with UVRAG as autophagy enhancer isoform X2, which produces MEGFRNVHSSLYRSRCVSWCVESAELQTRVNKTQTATGAAPHGFHPQQEHQLVGSGPIPLLFLSPPETGEEHTKSSHQQPQTTFPKRTHDEVHSNPSRLIPHSSHTGIDTTGHSDGDRNDASGSKGNVRPPQIDNRTKENPSPENEAFLLPRSSPVISRRHRPVSWHGGGTDASDPKSADSLSPACASLSQDQHGRLAVSSLEDLASKPSSRHRSSPVQEDKKQRCISVSSNLNNFLISLFHLPFIGQQGLTEEHRGRGLTSCDGRRSPDPSTHNSKERRSSGVSEFSADIFKTSCELDKENAHFIVVDMVLEVLEGVKWNLSSDQWTSSSDTHQHTDRRTCTHRHTSSAEDSLLHEHKQRCKVCRHTQSHGTCNDRHENNKRRHSDEDMKILHNNTHSAEDAHTQQHTQNAEEEDSENHEVPHQPKTFSVLSTDSGFEDCGDTTLTQKACLRNAESLAQQLVMEFRRSWLPSREPRRGRLSLRSSLQELPGTGSVAASSSSLTEEIRLRTRMRGSLSWAPPRFQIIFTVQPTRRRSEVVSLQNFLCAGCGTKVEPRYIKKLRYCEYLGRYFCDCCHSGSDALIPGRVLSSWDFGRFPVSDFSKQLLDSVWHQPLFDLTCVGKTLYSRVKELDKLKELQEQLMGIKKLLKACRLSESVMTEFEQLPAHLLEQPHLFSMDDLLRVKKGQLVVRARAVLHAAIYHIENCKLCLARGFICEFCRDRDIIFPFQTDVCKRCPVCKTCFHKQCFVGKKCPKCARIQSRKKHAEESKEFGN; this is translated from the exons ATGGAAGGCTTCAGGAACGTGCACTCATCTCTCTACAGATCCAGATGTGTCAGCTGGTGTGTGGAGTCTGCAGAGTTACAGACACGTGTGAATAAAACTCAGACAGCTACAG GAGCCGCTCCTCATGGATTTCATCCTCAGCAAGAGCATCAGCTGGTTGGTTCAGGACCAATcccccttctctttctgtccccaCCAGAAACTGGTGAAGAACACACAAAGTCTTCCCATCAACAGCCACAGACCACTTTCCCAAAGAGAACACACGACGAGGTGCACAGCAATCCCTCCAGGCTGATCCCACACTCATCCCACACTGGCATAGACACGACCGGTCACAGTGATGGGGATAGAAATGATGCTAGTGGCAGCAAGGGGAACGTGAGACCCCCACAGATCGACAACAGAACCAAAGAGAACCCGTCTCCAGAGAATGAAGCTTTCCTCCTTCCCAGGAGCAGTCCGGTCATCTCCAGACGCCACCGGCCCGTCTCCTGGCACGGCGGGGGGACCGACGCATCAGATCCTAAAAG cGCGGACTCCTTGTCTCCTGCTTGTGCTTCACTGTCTCAGGATCAACACGGGCGTCTGGCAGTCAGCAGTTTGGAGGATCTGGCATCCAAACCGAGTTCCCGTCACCGATCATCCCCTGTCCAGGAGGACAAGAAGCAGCGCTGCATCTCTGTCTCATCAAATCTGAACAACTTCCTCATCTCTCTGTTCCACCTTCCCTTCATTGGGCAGCAGGGACTGACTGAGGAGCACCGAGGACGGGGCCTAACCAGCTGTGATGGCCGTCGCTCACCAG atccttcaacacacaacagcaaagagagaaggagcagTGGGGTTTCAGAATTCTCTGCAGACATCTTCAAGACCAGCTGTGAGCTGGACAAG GAAAACGCTCATTTCATCGTGGTGGACATGGTGCTGGAGGTCCTGGAAGGTGTAAAGTGGAATCTCAGCTCCGACCAGTGGACTTCCAGCAGCGAcacccaccaacacacagacCGTaggacgtgcacacacagacacacgagCTCTGCAGAGGACAGTCTGCTGCATGAACACAAGCAGAGATGCAAagtgtgcagacacacacagagccatgGGACGTGCAACGACAGACACGAGAATAACAAGCGCAGACATTCAGATGAAGACATGAAGATactgcacaacaacacacactctgccgaagatgcacacacacagcaacacacacagaacgcAGAAGAAGAGGATTCAGAGAACCACGAGGTTCCACATCAGCCAAAAaccttctctgtcctctccacTGACAGCGGATTTGAAG acTGTGGAGACACTACGCTGACACAAAAAGCCTGTCTCAGAAA TGCAGAGTCTCTGGCCCAGCAGCTGGTGATGGAgttcaggaggagctggcttCCTTCCCGTGAACCTCGGCGTGGACGACTAAGCCTCCGTAGCTCGCTTCAGGAG TTGCCAGGTACTGGCAGTGTGGcagcgagcagcagcagcctgacgGAGGAGATCAGACTGAGGACCAGGATGAGAGGATCCCTGAGTTGGGCGCCACCGCGCTTCCAGATCATCTTCACCGTTCAGCCAACGCGCAG GCGAAGTGAAGTGGTGTCTTTGCAAAACTTCCTGTGTGCAGGCTGCGGGACAAAGGTGGAGCCCA GGTACATCAAGAAACTGAGGTACTGTGAATATCTGGGCAG GTATTTCTGTGACTGCTGCCACAGCGGCTCCGACGCTCTGATTCCTGGTCGGGTTCTGTCCAGCTGGGACTTTGGCAG GTTCCCTGTGAGTGATTTCTCCAAACAGCTGCTGGATTCTGTTTGGCATCAGCCTCTGTTCGACCTCACCTGTGTTGGGAAGACGCTCTACAGCCGAGTGAAAGAGCTGGACAAGTTGAAG GAGCTGCAGGAACAGCTGATGGGCATCAAGAAGCTGCTGAAGGCCTGCAGGTTATCAGAAAG TGTGATGACGGAGTTTGAGCAGCTTCCTGCTCACCTGTTGGAGCAGCCACACCTCTTCTCCATGGACGACCTGTTGAGGGTAAAGAAAGGTCAGCTTGTGGTGCGGGCCAGAGCGGTGCTGCACGCTGCCATCTATCATATCGAAAACTGCAAG TTGTGTCTGGCCCGAGGTTTTATCTGTGAGTTCTGCCGCGACAGAGACATCATCTTTCCTTTTCAGACTGACGTATGTAAGCGCTGCCCAG TGTGTAAGACCTGCTTTCACAAACAGTGTTTTGTGGGAAAGAAGTGTCCGAAATGTGCACGGATCCAGTCACGGAAAAAACACGCAGAAGAATCTAAGGAGTTTGGCAACTGA
- the LOC113173659 gene encoding trace amine-associated receptor 13c-like: MESEAEAELCFPELLNISCRKPASRSRMVLLNILVSSVSVLTVALNLLVIISVSHFRQLHTPTNILLLSLAVSDFLVGLLVLPGQILRKTSCWFLGDLMCSLYKYLAFITISTCIGSMILISAERYVAICDPLHYSIRVTVPRVRLCVFLCWVCSVLYSSVFMKSNLTEHSSCHGQCAIIIDYIVGIVDVVLSFILPITVITVLYLRVFVVAVSQARAMNSHIRTVTLHRSVTVTAKKSELKAARTLGVLVLGFLICFCPYYCVVLAGGSAFYVVYLFYFNSCLNPVIYTLFYPWFREAIKLIVTCKILQPGSSDTNILQRGSVD, translated from the exons ATGGAGTCTGAGGCTGAAGCCGAGCTCTGCTTTCCAGAACTCCTCAACATCTCCTGCAGGAAGCCGGCGTCTCGATCCAGAATGGTGCTCCTGAACATCCTGgtgtcgtctgtctctgtgctcactgtagctctcaacctgctcgtcatcatctcagtctcccacttcag gcagctccacacccCCACTAAcatcctcctgctctctctggctgtctcagactttcTCGTGGGTCTCCTGGTGTTGCCCGGACAAATCCTCAGAAAAACAtcctgctggtttcttggtgatTTGATGTGTTCTCTGTACAAATATTTGGCCTTTATTACAATTTCTACCTGTATAGGAAGCATGATTCTCATCTCAGCTGAAcgctatgtggctatttgtgaccctctgcattattCCATCAGAGTCACTGTGCCAAGAGTCAgactctgtgtttttctgtgttgggTCTGTTCTGTTCTCTACAGCAGTGTCTTTATGAAGTCTAACCTGACTGAACATAGTTCCTGCCACGGACAATGTGCCATCATCATTGATTACATTGTTGGAATTGTTGACGTGGTCCTGAGCTTTATTCTTCCCATCACTGTTATTACAGTTCTGTATctgagagtgtttgttgtggctgtgtctcaggctcgagccatgaaCTCTCACATCAGAACTGTCACTCTTCACAgatcagtgactgtaactgctAAGAAATCGGAGCTGAAAGCAGCGAGAACTCTTGGTGTTCTGGTTCTTGGGTTTCTAATATGTTTCTGTCCATATTACTGTGTTGTTCTTGCAGGTGGTTCTGCATTTTATGTGGTCTATCTGTTCTACTTTAACtcctgtctgaaccctgtgatctacactttgttctacccctggtttagagaAGCGattaaactcattgttacaTGTAAGATTCTGCAGCCTGGTTCCAGTGACACCAACATACTGCAGAGAGGCTCTGTGGACTGA
- the LOC113173315 gene encoding trace amine-associated receptor 13c-like — protein sequence MESEAEAELCFPELLNISCRKPASRSRMVLLNILVSSVSVLTVALNLLVIITVSHFRQLHTPTNILLLSLAVSDFLVGLVLIPGEIFRRTSCWFLGDLMCSLYTYLVFVPFATSIGDMVLISAERYVAICDPLHYSTRITVPRVRLCVFLCWSFSLFYSSIYLKWGLIESDPENSCYGECVVVVDYVAGVVDLVFSFILPITTIIILYLRVFVVAVSQARAMNSHIRTVTLHRSVTVTAKKSELKAARTLGVLILVFLLCFCPYYGVSLAGDAALNDLSISYVVYLFYFNSCLNPVIYTLFYPWFRKAIKLIVTCKILQPGSSDTNILQRGSVD from the exons ATGGAGTCTGAGGCTGAAGCCGAGCTCTGCTTTCCAGAACTCCTAAACATCTCCTGCAGGAAGCCGGCGTCTCGATCCAGAATGGTGCTCCTGAACATCCTGgtgtcgtctgtctctgtgctcactgtagctctcaacctgctcgtcatcatcacagtctcccacttcag gcagctccacacccCCACTAAcatcctcctgctctctctggctgtctcagactttcTCGTGGGTCTCGTGCTGATTCCTGGAGAAATCTTTAGAAGAACgtcctgctggtttcttggtgatTTGATGTGTTCTCTTTATACATATTTGGTCTTCGTTCCTTTTGCTACTTCAATAGGAGACATGGTTCTAATCTCAGCTGAAcgctatgtggctatttgtgaccctctgcattattCCACCAGAATCACTGTACCAAGAGTCAgactctgtgtttttctgtgttggagcttttctttgttctacagcagtatttatttaaaatggggTTTGATTGAATCAGACCCAGAGaactcctgctatggagaatgtgtgGTAGTTGTTGATTATGTTGCAGGAGTTGTTGACCTTGTCTTCAGTTTTATTCTTCCCATAACAACCATCATCATTTTGTATctgagagtgtttgttgtggctgtgtctcaggctcgagccatgaaCTCTCACATCAGAACTGTCACTCTTCACAgatcagtgactgtaactgctAAGAAATCGGAGCTGAAAGCAGCGAGAACTCTTGGTGTTCTTATACTTGTTTTCCTACTGTGTTTCTGCCCATATTACGGTGTCTCTCTTGCAGGTGATGCTGCACTCAATGATTTATCCATATCATATGTGGTTTATCTGTTctattttaactcctgtctaaaccctgtgatctacaccttgttctacccctggtttagaaaagcgattaaactcattgttacaTGTAAGATTCTGCAGCCTGGTTCCAGTGACACCAACATACTGCAGAGAGGCTCTGTGGACTGA
- the LOC113173317 gene encoding trace amine-associated receptor 13c-like — MKSEAEAELCFPELNISCRKPALRSRMVLLNILVSSVSVSTVALNLLVIITVSHFRQLHTPTNILLLSLAVSDFLVGLVLIPGEFFRRTSCWFLGDSMCSLYKYFVLGLGCMGLASSLGDMILISAERYVAICDPLHYSTRVTVPRVRLCVFLCWVCSVFYFSVMLKWGLIESDPENSCYGECVVVVRYVAGVVDLVFSFIAPITVITVLYMRVFVVAVSQARAMNSHVKTVIVQRSITVVVKKSELKAARTLGVLLLVFLLCFCPYYCVSIAGDAAFGSPASYVVYLFYFNSCLNPVIYTLFYPWFRKAIKLIVTCKILQPGSSDTNILQRGSVD, encoded by the exons ATGAAGTCTGAGGCTGAagcagagctctgctttccAGAACTCAACATCTCCTGCAGGAAGCCGGCGCTTCGATCCAGAATGGTGCTCCTGAACATCCTGGtgtcgtctgtctctgtttccacTGTAGCTCTCAACCTGCTTGTCATCATCACagtctcccacttcag gcagctccacacccCCACTAAcatcctcctgctctctctggctgtctcagacttcctcGTGGGTCTCGTGCTGATTCCTGGAGAGTTCTTTAGAAGGACgtcctgctggtttcttggtgatTCAATGTGTTCTTTGTACAAATACTTTGTCTTAGGGTTAGGGTGCATGGGTCTTGCTTCTTCATTAGGAGACATGATTCTAATCTCAGCTGAAcgctatgtggctatttgtgaccctctgcattattCCACCAGAGTCACTGTACCAAGAGTCAgactctgtgtttttctgtgttgggTCTGTTCTGTGTTCTATTTCAGTGTTATGTTAAAATGGGGTTTGATTGAATCAGACCCAGAGaactcctgctatggagaatgtgtgGTAGTTGTTCGTTATGTTGCGGGAGTTGTTGACCTTGTCTTCAGTTTcattgctcccatcactgtcattacagttctgtatatgagagtgtttgtggtggctgtgtctcaggctcgagccatgaaCTCTCACGTGAAGACTGTCATTGTCCAGCGATCAATAACTGTAGTTGTtaagaaatcagagctgaaagcagccaggactcttggtgttcTTTTACTTGTTTTCCTACTTTGTTTCTGCCCATATTACTGTGTCTCTATTGCAGGTGATGCAGCATTTGGTTCACCTGCTTCTTATGTGGTCTATCTGTTCTActttaactcctgtctaaaccctgtgatctacactttgttctacccctggtttagaaaagcgattaaactcattgttacaTGTAAGATTCTGCAGCCTGGTTCCAGTGACACCAACATACTGCAGAGAGGCTCTGTGGACTGA